In the Paenibacillus pabuli genome, one interval contains:
- a CDS encoding SDR family NAD(P)-dependent oxidoreductase → MLNVHSNEKLLHASAQRFFPDVSAESQLKSDKYHDDYFVRRDYCIRLAVPEDIEALMEIEGDCWAVPLQTDRGEIEQRLVDPACFTFVLEYEGIVRGVIYTQRIRKDDIKKIKSMTVSTFRNQRGPCVQFIALNIMPLYQDKGWGSELLEFILQYFSLHPEIHHVYAVTRCRDFLKSNCATLQQYLVRIHRNGLLDDPILKFHQLHGATILGLLDNYRPKDDENQGYGVLIEYDVDHRPWGGKLPVRSQEKKQPGAKKQLLELLYRKLDTTQLDERQSLQTLGLDSLDFAEVLTFMHDKIGLAISIHDLNDRSLGELLWLCGDGENAPPSASADQPLKNRLRHLIRQYPEIVPLSADGDGPCTFWIHPLSGDVGIYNRISSQTDGEFRIIAIKARGFLSSEHQPFTSVHDMARYYCEIMKAVQPEGPYNLAGFSFGGTVAYEMTRQLQMEDKQVDSLLLVESPCITGRETELFQTTFRNNLLMNANFLLLTLLNRNEAFQGKRPDVAIDWNFYQMTDHDIRDVSDDGLVSHVVKLCKQKGLKQSEEELAFKLRSMSEVHQSNLLAIQNYQVQKLPRPNDLTAVLFRTESADAVSHSFWNPDYLERIQHEMGSFMPLLQGWSSLLPKLKTTILAGDNHFDILHEDRSVKIFYDHCKNIFTKRMHASLHEGRPVPDNDKRTSLPSIAIVGMSGRFPDADNVQQFWENLKTGRNSVREAPRDRGWDINDYYDPNPKTPGKTYSKWGGFLTDIDKFDPLFFKISPRDAELMDPSERLFIQEAWKAIEDAGYSPEDLSGKPWGVFACAKGDYSMTIQQEIPTYYLPTDSYSACRLSYLLNLVGPAMTIDTSCSSTLTVVAEACDSLVLGNCESAIVGGGSVYTTPNVMIGSSQSLLLSSDGLCHTFDERANGTVVAEAIGVVVLKLLDKAIEDNDHIYGVIRGWGMNQDGKTNGMTAPSGLAQSRLQTSIYEKFNIDPASITMFEAHGTGTKLGDAIEYEALKESFRKFTSNTGYCALGALKSNIGHAFFGSGIAGLIKVLLSIEHGQIPPTLNYENGSSKMSFENSPFFVNTTLKPWETASNQPRCAGINSFGATGTNVHLVIEEYLPEVNPDSRVNSKDQNPMMFVLSAKDDSRLNEYVHQFVQVLEKGQYSNKNLADIAYTLQVGRGSMDARLAVTATSLYELETKLKRYLEGGENNEDIYRSPAKALKGGPARLVASREILDAADRYLELSDARQLLDLWVNGAKIDWERFYSNGKPKRISLPTYPFAKKRCWIQTNEEGGKRNTEEVVARHCSASDSALLEMNDDKQKEHVETMLFTEDWEENPLFDYRAIELNTIVCFLSEPDNQNRIKKYIQTRNPRANIVFLSQHTGLRNYEQTYYIDRNKKQAYEEAFRSIRATYNEISAVLYLWPYEDRACIEDYSSIVYILQAIAFAQLEPERLLLGASYRNERERCYLESWIGFERSIGPMVSKTRVKAVIQQEEHVKPEELTEDITMRLYKELEAADSVQSVLYEEGQRYECKMRETSITPGTAPLKAGGTYFITGGLGKLGLIFARHLAQNYNANLILSGRSKLNDAKLELIRQIENMGGRVHYIQSDSCDKKRMNEGLETARRKFGNMDGVIHAAGLVDPQSVFKKEIANFEQVVSPKINGTLVLDELLQGIPLDFVCYFSSSAAIMGDFGTCDYAVGNRFQMAYTRYRNKLEARQEVLGKTVVINWPLWRDGGMGFDQDNNEKYLKSSGQRYLETEEGLSIFERILMAPQSQHLIMSGQRSMVYKFLRLQQEQEQENIRFKSPAVSNISNGVANEAFDVVRFVERDLKEAISQLHHVPVEKLDVDEHLLEYGFDSINLFEFAGRITSLYGIEITPSSLLGYSTIGKISEYLVQDHKETLERFYQGEIELNERKAEIESDNTPQERKDKGSDLDHIHSNMEKLIEPIAIIGMSGRFPQADSVEKLWQNLKHRKESITEIPKDRWDWRDYDGEASGEVGRSHSKWGGFLTDIDRFDPLFFKISPKEAHIMDPCQRLFLEEAWHALEDAGYMDERIKGKSCGVYVGVEEGDYGFMVKQQGQFYSNQNAILSARIAYLLDLKGPNLSITASCSSSLVALHQACQALRQDDCEMALVGGINLFVSPSAHIGMSMLDLISPTGKSHVFDDRANGMVPSEAVAAVLLKPLSKAIRDKDHIYGCIKGSGVNYNGKGHGMMAPNPIRQAELISDTLDKYQIDPSGIQYMISHSVGTKLGDAAEIDGLRKAFGSYSSEKPLGYISSIKPLIGHTFAASGIVSLITMLMAMREQTMLGLHNFNTSNPDIDFSKAPFLASGSDQTWNRCADQPRLGAISTSANSGTNAFAVIEEYIDPSKESNKPIAEDQSQIFIFSAADRERLHAVAKQMHDHISMADHLSLSDLAYTLQSGREAMPSRLAIVTKGKEELIQGLNDYLQSDQGSQQINSVVPIFTGNAEEALQVKALSFMNEKESLVQQFVQSGNLDIIAIHWVNGGKVAWNSLFNEDRARIIPLPTYPFKKERYWIPAETKRRLTERDKSNEEVRVDDNALVNVEMSTQEEFEGYLIGFFSEKLEIAEQSINVNRDLQDYGVDSILMMKLIRNVEQHYDLTISGRELLQCPTIRSISAYLVPKLGISQHNDQDTKENMQREYKDLEVIEAMEKFIQGIIKLDDLEKCIGVDG, encoded by the coding sequence ATGCTTAACGTACATTCAAACGAAAAACTGCTGCATGCCTCCGCGCAGCGGTTTTTTCCCGATGTCAGCGCCGAAAGCCAGCTGAAAAGCGACAAGTACCATGACGACTATTTTGTTAGACGCGATTATTGTATCCGTCTAGCGGTACCGGAAGATATTGAAGCTTTAATGGAAATTGAGGGGGACTGCTGGGCAGTTCCTCTTCAAACTGACCGGGGGGAAATCGAGCAGCGATTAGTTGATCCGGCCTGCTTCACGTTTGTATTGGAATATGAGGGAATCGTAAGAGGCGTCATTTATACGCAGCGAATCCGGAAGGACGACATCAAAAAAATCAAATCGATGACGGTTTCAACATTTCGGAATCAAAGGGGTCCATGCGTTCAGTTTATTGCGCTCAATATTATGCCTCTCTATCAAGATAAAGGATGGGGCAGTGAGCTGCTTGAATTTATCCTACAGTATTTTTCCTTACATCCAGAAATCCATCATGTTTATGCAGTCACGCGCTGCCGTGATTTTCTGAAATCGAATTGCGCTACCCTTCAGCAATATTTAGTTCGGATTCATCGGAACGGTCTGCTCGACGATCCAATATTAAAATTTCATCAATTGCACGGGGCAACGATATTAGGATTGTTGGATAATTACAGACCGAAGGATGATGAGAATCAAGGTTATGGTGTACTTATTGAATACGACGTTGATCATCGACCATGGGGCGGGAAGTTACCGGTAAGAAGCCAGGAAAAGAAACAACCAGGAGCCAAAAAACAACTATTGGAGCTGCTCTATCGAAAATTAGATACCACGCAGCTGGATGAACGGCAGAGCCTACAAACGCTTGGTCTCGATTCCCTGGACTTCGCAGAAGTATTGACCTTTATGCACGACAAGATCGGACTTGCAATATCGATCCATGATCTCAACGATCGAAGTTTGGGTGAACTTCTTTGGTTGTGTGGCGACGGAGAGAATGCTCCACCTTCTGCATCCGCCGATCAACCGTTAAAAAACCGTCTACGCCATCTTATTCGGCAATATCCGGAAATCGTACCTTTATCCGCAGACGGAGACGGGCCATGCACATTCTGGATTCATCCGCTTTCTGGGGATGTAGGCATTTACAATCGAATCTCAAGCCAAACGGACGGCGAATTCCGTATTATTGCTATTAAAGCACGTGGCTTTCTGTCCTCTGAGCATCAACCCTTCACGTCGGTTCATGACATGGCTCGATACTATTGCGAAATAATGAAAGCCGTACAGCCGGAAGGGCCATACAACCTGGCCGGTTTTTCATTTGGCGGGACCGTAGCTTATGAAATGACACGGCAATTGCAAATGGAGGACAAACAAGTCGACTCGCTACTTCTTGTGGAGTCGCCCTGTATTACAGGTAGGGAGACCGAACTTTTCCAAACGACCTTCAGAAACAATCTATTAATGAATGCGAATTTCTTATTACTCACACTTTTGAATCGGAATGAAGCTTTCCAAGGGAAGCGACCTGACGTTGCGATCGATTGGAACTTCTATCAAATGACGGACCATGATATTCGTGATGTTTCTGATGATGGTCTGGTCTCGCATGTCGTCAAGCTTTGCAAACAAAAAGGATTGAAGCAGTCTGAAGAAGAACTGGCATTCAAATTGCGCTCTATGTCGGAGGTGCATCAATCCAATTTGCTAGCTATTCAGAATTACCAGGTCCAGAAGCTGCCACGACCTAACGATCTGACAGCCGTGTTGTTTCGAACGGAATCTGCTGATGCTGTATCCCATTCCTTCTGGAACCCGGACTATTTGGAGCGAATCCAGCATGAAATGGGATCGTTTATGCCGCTTCTTCAAGGATGGTCTTCCTTATTGCCCAAGCTGAAAACGACGATTTTAGCTGGAGATAACCATTTCGATATTTTGCATGAAGATCGAAGCGTAAAGATTTTCTATGATCATTGCAAGAACATCTTTACGAAACGCATGCATGCATCCCTGCATGAGGGAAGACCCGTCCCGGACAATGATAAACGGACTTCTCTCCCGTCCATTGCGATTGTCGGGATGTCAGGAAGATTTCCGGATGCGGACAACGTACAGCAATTTTGGGAAAACCTGAAAACCGGACGCAACAGTGTACGGGAAGCGCCTCGCGATCGTGGCTGGGATATAAACGATTATTACGACCCTAATCCGAAAACACCGGGTAAAACCTATTCGAAATGGGGCGGGTTTCTAACGGATATCGATAAATTCGATCCGCTATTTTTTAAAATATCGCCGCGGGATGCGGAGCTGATGGACCCTAGTGAGCGTTTGTTTATTCAAGAGGCGTGGAAAGCGATTGAAGATGCAGGCTATAGTCCAGAGGATCTGAGTGGCAAGCCTTGGGGCGTGTTTGCCTGCGCCAAAGGGGATTACTCCATGACGATACAACAAGAGATCCCAACCTATTACCTTCCGACGGATTCGTATTCCGCATGTCGGCTTTCCTATTTGCTGAATTTAGTTGGACCGGCGATGACGATAGATACGTCTTGCTCCTCGACCTTAACGGTTGTTGCGGAAGCTTGCGACAGCCTCGTATTGGGCAATTGTGAAAGCGCAATTGTTGGCGGTGGCTCGGTATATACAACACCGAATGTCATGATAGGTTCAAGTCAATCCCTGCTCTTATCGTCTGATGGTCTCTGCCACACCTTCGATGAGCGGGCAAACGGGACCGTAGTTGCTGAAGCGATTGGGGTTGTTGTTCTCAAACTACTCGACAAGGCGATTGAAGACAATGACCATATCTACGGGGTTATTCGGGGCTGGGGCATGAATCAGGATGGCAAAACGAATGGAATGACTGCTCCGAGCGGATTGGCACAAAGCCGGCTTCAAACCAGTATATACGAGAAATTCAATATCGATCCGGCGAGTATCACGATGTTTGAAGCACACGGAACGGGTACCAAACTAGGCGACGCCATAGAATATGAAGCGCTGAAGGAATCCTTCCGGAAATTCACCTCAAACACGGGCTATTGTGCGCTGGGGGCTTTAAAAAGTAATATCGGTCATGCTTTCTTCGGCTCTGGGATTGCAGGGCTCATTAAGGTACTGTTATCGATCGAGCATGGGCAAATTCCTCCGACCTTAAATTATGAGAACGGAAGTTCCAAAATGTCTTTCGAGAACAGTCCCTTTTTTGTAAATACAACTTTAAAGCCGTGGGAAACGGCATCGAATCAACCGCGATGCGCAGGGATCAATTCGTTCGGGGCAACCGGAACGAACGTGCATCTGGTCATTGAGGAATACCTCCCAGAGGTCAACCCTGATTCTAGAGTAAACAGCAAAGATCAAAATCCAATGATGTTTGTTTTGTCGGCAAAGGACGACAGCAGATTAAACGAATATGTCCATCAGTTTGTTCAGGTTTTGGAAAAGGGTCAGTATTCGAATAAGAACTTGGCGGATATCGCATATACGCTGCAGGTTGGTCGCGGAAGTATGGATGCCCGGTTGGCAGTGACGGCAACCTCGTTATATGAGCTGGAGACCAAGTTGAAGCGCTATCTGGAAGGTGGCGAAAACAATGAGGATATCTACCGCAGTCCGGCCAAAGCGTTAAAAGGCGGACCGGCACGGTTGGTGGCAAGTAGAGAGATACTTGATGCAGCAGATCGGTATCTAGAGCTCAGCGACGCGAGACAATTATTGGATCTATGGGTGAATGGCGCAAAAATTGACTGGGAGCGTTTCTACAGTAACGGGAAGCCGAAGCGGATCTCATTGCCTACGTATCCGTTTGCCAAAAAGCGATGCTGGATTCAGACAAATGAAGAGGGGGGCAAGCGCAATACCGAGGAAGTTGTTGCCCGTCATTGCTCGGCCTCCGATTCAGCACTATTAGAAATGAATGATGACAAGCAGAAAGAACATGTTGAAACCATGTTGTTTACCGAGGATTGGGAAGAAAATCCTTTATTTGATTATCGGGCAATTGAATTGAACACTATCGTATGTTTTCTCTCGGAGCCGGATAATCAGAACAGAATCAAGAAGTACATTCAAACTCGGAATCCAAGAGCCAATATCGTGTTTTTGTCCCAACACACAGGTCTTCGGAATTATGAGCAGACGTATTACATCGACAGGAATAAAAAGCAAGCTTATGAAGAAGCATTCCGTAGCATAAGAGCCACATATAACGAAATTTCTGCCGTTCTTTACCTATGGCCGTATGAAGATCGGGCATGTATAGAGGACTACAGCAGTATCGTCTATATTTTACAAGCGATCGCATTTGCTCAACTGGAGCCAGAAAGGCTTCTGCTGGGTGCATCGTATAGAAATGAACGTGAGCGTTGCTATCTTGAGTCGTGGATTGGCTTCGAACGGTCTATCGGACCGATGGTATCGAAGACGCGCGTGAAGGCAGTCATCCAGCAGGAAGAGCATGTGAAACCAGAAGAGCTAACTGAAGACATAACGATGCGGCTATACAAAGAGCTCGAGGCAGCGGACAGCGTCCAAAGCGTGCTGTATGAAGAAGGGCAACGATACGAATGCAAAATGAGAGAGACGAGCATAACCCCGGGGACAGCTCCGCTGAAAGCCGGAGGCACCTATTTTATAACCGGCGGACTCGGCAAGCTTGGGCTTATTTTTGCAAGACACCTCGCACAGAATTACAATGCTAATCTGATCTTGAGCGGAAGGTCGAAGCTGAATGACGCAAAGCTGGAACTCATCCGACAAATCGAGAATATGGGCGGCAGAGTTCACTATATTCAGTCGGATTCTTGTGACAAGAAGCGGATGAATGAGGGGCTGGAGACGGCGAGACGAAAATTCGGGAATATGGACGGTGTTATCCACGCCGCAGGACTAGTTGATCCTCAAAGTGTTTTCAAGAAAGAGATTGCAAACTTTGAGCAGGTCGTCTCTCCTAAGATTAATGGAACGCTCGTGCTGGATGAACTTCTGCAGGGGATACCGCTTGATTTCGTCTGTTATTTTTCTTCGTCTGCCGCTATTATGGGAGATTTCGGCACTTGCGACTATGCTGTCGGGAACCGCTTTCAAATGGCCTATACCCGCTATAGAAACAAGCTGGAGGCGAGGCAGGAAGTATTGGGCAAGACCGTTGTCATCAACTGGCCGCTGTGGCGGGACGGTGGCATGGGATTTGATCAGGACAATAACGAAAAATATCTGAAATCTAGCGGCCAGCGTTATTTGGAAACTGAAGAGGGACTGTCCATCTTTGAACGAATCTTGATGGCGCCTCAATCGCAACACTTGATTATGTCAGGCCAAAGGAGCATGGTGTACAAATTTTTAAGATTACAGCAGGAACAGGAGCAAGAAAACATTCGTTTCAAATCTCCTGCAGTCTCAAACATCAGCAACGGCGTAGCAAATGAAGCATTTGACGTCGTGCGATTCGTGGAGCGGGACTTGAAAGAAGCAATCAGCCAGCTGCATCATGTGCCTGTCGAGAAACTGGACGTGGACGAGCATTTGTTAGAATACGGCTTTGACTCCATCAATTTGTTCGAATTTGCTGGAAGGATCACGAGCTTATACGGCATTGAGATTACGCCATCCTCACTGCTCGGTTATTCCACGATCGGCAAGATTAGCGAATATTTGGTGCAGGACCATAAAGAAACGCTCGAACGGTTTTATCAGGGGGAAATTGAACTGAATGAAAGGAAAGCTGAGATCGAAAGTGACAATACCCCACAAGAGCGCAAAGATAAAGGATCGGATCTCGACCACATCCACTCCAACATGGAGAAATTAATTGAGCCGATCGCCATCATTGGGATGAGTGGGCGATTCCCTCAGGCGGATTCGGTGGAGAAGCTTTGGCAGAATCTGAAGCATCGTAAAGAAAGCATTACTGAGATTCCGAAGGATCGGTGGGATTGGCGGGACTATGATGGAGAAGCATCGGGTGAAGTTGGAAGAAGTCATTCGAAATGGGGAGGATTTCTTACCGATATCGATCGCTTCGATCCGTTATTTTTCAAAATTTCACCGAAGGAAGCCCATATCATGGATCCATGCCAGCGCTTGTTTCTGGAAGAGGCGTGGCATGCGCTAGAAGATGCAGGGTATATGGACGAGAGAATAAAAGGGAAATCGTGCGGCGTGTACGTAGGGGTTGAAGAAGGTGACTATGGATTTATGGTGAAGCAGCAGGGACAGTTTTACAGCAATCAGAATGCCATTCTATCCGCTCGTATTGCCTATTTACTAGATTTGAAAGGTCCCAATTTATCGATTACGGCATCTTGTTCTTCCAGTCTGGTTGCCCTTCATCAAGCTTGCCAAGCTTTGCGCCAGGACGACTGCGAAATGGCTCTAGTTGGTGGTATCAACCTGTTCGTCTCACCATCAGCGCATATCGGAATGAGTATGTTAGATTTGATTTCCCCTACGGGGAAGTCTCATGTATTTGATGACCGCGCAAACGGTATGGTGCCGAGTGAAGCTGTTGCCGCCGTTTTGCTCAAGCCTTTATCTAAGGCCATTCGCGACAAGGATCATATTTACGGTTGCATCAAAGGCAGTGGTGTCAACTATAACGGGAAAGGCCATGGTATGATGGCGCCAAATCCGATCAGGCAAGCGGAGCTGATTAGCGACACGCTGGATAAATACCAGATCGATCCTTCAGGTATCCAATATATGATTTCGCATAGCGTAGGGACCAAACTGGGAGATGCTGCAGAAATTGACGGCTTGCGCAAAGCGTTTGGGAGCTATTCCTCTGAAAAGCCATTAGGTTATATTAGTTCAATTAAACCGTTAATCGGACATACGTTTGCTGCTTCGGGGATAGTCAGTTTAATAACGATGCTGATGGCAATGAGAGAGCAGACGATGCTGGGTCTGCATAATTTCAATACGAGTAACCCTGATATCGATTTTTCAAAAGCGCCGTTTCTGGCGAGTGGAAGCGATCAGACATGGAATAGATGCGCTGATCAACCGCGCCTGGGTGCGATCAGTACATCCGCGAATAGCGGAACGAATGCCTTCGCTGTTATAGAAGAGTATATCGATCCTTCGAAGGAATCGAATAAGCCTATCGCTGAAGATCAAAGCCAAATTTTTATTTTTTCGGCAGCAGATCGTGAAAGACTTCATGCCGTTGCGAAGCAGATGCATGATCACATTTCCATGGCTGATCATCTCTCATTGTCCGACCTTGCCTATACGCTTCAATCTGGAAGGGAAGCGATGCCGAGTCGGTTAGCCATTGTAACGAAAGGCAAAGAAGAACTTATTCAGGGGCTGAATGATTATTTGCAATCCGATCAGGGCAGTCAACAGATCAATAGCGTAGTTCCGATTTTTACCGGCAACGCAGAGGAGGCATTACAAGTAAAAGCGCTTTCCTTTATGAATGAAAAAGAGTCGCTGGTACAACAGTTTGTTCAGAGCGGAAATCTCGACATCATCGCCATACACTGGGTAAATGGCGGCAAAGTGGCATGGAATTCATTATTTAATGAGGATCGAGCGCGGATCATCCCGTTACCGACCTATCCGTTCAAAAAGGAACGTTATTGGATTCCAGCGGAAACGAAAAGACGTTTAACGGAGCGTGATAAGTCGAATGAGGAAGTTCGAGTGGATGATAATGCTTTGGTCAACGTCGAGATGTCAACTCAGGAAGAGTTCGAGGGGTATCTCATCGGGTTTTTCTCAGAGAAGCTCGAAATCGCTGAACAAAGTATCAACGTGAATCGTGACCTGCAAGACTATGGTGTAGATTCGATTCTGATGATGAAATTAATTCGGAATGTCGAACAACATTACGATCTCACGATTTCAGGTCGCGAACTTCTTCAGTGCCCGACGATTCGTTCCATTTCAGCATACTTGGTTCCAAAACTGGGAATTAGTCAACATAACGATCAGGATACTAAAGAAAACATGCAGCGCGAATACAAAGATCTAGAAGTTATCGAAGCGATGGAGAAGTTTATTCAAGGCATTATCAAGCTTGATGATCTAGAAAAATGTATAGGAGTAGATGGATAA